A single window of Nasonia vitripennis strain AsymCx chromosome 4, Nvit_psr_1.1, whole genome shotgun sequence DNA harbors:
- the LOC100121031 gene encoding exostosin-3: MTGNSLEAGLHSYHHMGPAGRDVLPWLSRIKLPKIIILVLVLLCIIPLFTHYYLSKVETDLSNMDIHQTRTRLEGFHDFTSMRAADLKARIEEMLRIKQSVSNELRDLEAKRRKLHSDVSSLTSQIDELKQELLHQQMDLDRLKISVVQAQAAQREAVERNTPELAPPKRILSSNILEVLPPNPNSKSCRMFNCFDHSRCALTSGFPVYLYDPDEFPIVNIGWDIDGFLKTYIKKTLGYNAHLTFDPAEACIYIVLVGEALSVSQTPATSGSPLDIKKLQSLPYWGGDGRNHILLNLARRDLSADSGSLFDGVDTGRAIIVQSTFYRERFREGFDLIVPPILGPPGGDVWPECAHMLPARRKFLLSFQGEMRALKSSTPHQVVDDAELDIERVSLDENNLDNFIIQHLKDMSNGGTLDKFFIQFECIPASEEKKVNEVLDWSLCGTDSSRKAILKESTFALILAPSNVSFLSTALMQARLYEALRSGAIPVILGGDRVALSYKEVIVWRRAAIFLPKARVTEMHFLLRAVPDNDLLAMRRQGRIIWERYFGTAQSVVDTIVGVLRDRLGIPPLPAPQTPSTSIFNSSFVPLRSDAVIAESEAEESLGPLEPPYPSPSYRRNYTVMLVQGYEMWNDWIDPFNLYPQLPFDTVLPSDAKFIGSEVGFRPIGKGAGGAGKEFSESLGGNHPREQFTVVMLTYEREQVLINSLARLYGLPYLNKVIVVWNSPKPPMEDLRWPDIGVPIHVVKTKRNSLNNRFMPFDAIETEAVLSVDDDAHLRHDEIMFGFRVWREHRDRVVGFPGRFHAWDQNNHNTWNYNSNYSCELSMVLTGAAFIHKHYTYLYTHFLPQAIRDKVDEYMNCEDIAMNFLVAHITRKPPVKVTSRWTFRCPGCPVSLSEDDTHFQERHRCINFFSQVFGYMPLLNTQYRADSILFKTRIPHDKQKCFKFI; this comes from the exons ATGACCGGGAACAGCCTCGAGGCTGGATTGCACTCGTACCATCACATGGGACCTGCTGGCCGGGATGTCCTTCCCTGGCTGTCTCGGATCAAGCTGCCAAAAATTATCATTCTAGTCCTGGTGCTTCTCTGCATCATCCCGTTGTTCACCCATTATTATCTATCAAAA GTGGAAACCGATCTGTCAAACATGGACATTCACCAAACTCGTACCAGGTTAGAAGGTTTTCACGATTTTACATCCATGAGGGCAGCTGACTTGAAGGCTCGTATTGAAGAAATGCTACGTATAAAACAGTCTGTTAGTAATGAGCTCAGAGATCTAGAAGCCAAGCGGAGAAAACTGCATTCGGATGTTAGCAGTCTGACTTCACAGATTGACGAATTAAAACAAGAGCTGCTGCATCAACAGATGGACCTGGATAGATTAAAAATCAGTGTAGTGCAGGCTCAAGCAGCCCAGAGAGAAGCTGTTGAACGCAATACACCAGAACTGGCACCACCAAAGAGAATCCTGAGCAGCAATATCCTTGAAGTCCTTCCTCCGAACCCAAATTCTAAATCATGTAGAATGTTTAACTGTTTTGATCACAGTCGCTGTGCTTTGACCAGTGGCTTTCCGGTATATCTCTATGATCCAGATGAATTCCCTATTGTTAATATAGGCTGGGATATAgatggatttttaaaaacttatattaagAAGACTTTGG GTTACAATGCACATTTGACATTTGATCCAGCAGAAGCCTGCATATACATAGTCCTTGTAGGTGAAGCATTATCTGTGTCGCAGACACCTGCAACTTCTGGAAGTCCATTAGATATTAAGAAACTGCAATCGCTTCCATATTGGGGTGGTGATGGTAGAAATCATATACTGCTTAATTTAGCTCGTAGAGATTTGTCAGCTGATTCTGGAAGTCTATTTGATGGAGTGGACACTGGCAGAGCTATAATTGTCCAGTCAACATTCTATAGAGAACGTTTCAGGGAGGGCTTTGACTTAATTGTACCACCAATACTTGGACCACCAGGAGGTGACGTCTGGCCAGAATGTGCTCACATGTTACCTGCCAGAAGGAAATTCTTACTATCATTCCAAG GAGAAATGAGAGCTTTAAAGTCATCCACTCCTCATCAAGTGGTAGATGATGCAGAATTGGATATTGAAAGGGTGTCTCTTGATGAGAACAACTTagacaattttattattcaacatCTGAAAGATATGAGTAATGGAGGAACTTTGGATAAATTTTTCATACAATTTGAATGCATTCCAGCATCAGAGGAGAAGAAGGTCAATGAGGTACTAGATTGGTCTCTCTGCGGTACAGATTCGTCGAGAAAAGCTATTCTAAAGGAGTCTACTTTCGCGCTCATTTTGGCTCCGAGTAACGTTAGCTTTTTGTCGACTGCTTTGATGCAGGCACGACTGTACGAAGCTTTGAGATCTGGTGCCATACCTGTCATTCTGGGTGGCGATAGAGTAGCTTTGAGCTACAAAGAAGTCATTGTTTGGCGTAGGGCCGCTATCTTTTTGCCCAAG GCAAGAGTCACCGAAATGCACTTTTTATTGAGAGCCGTTCCGGACAATGATTTATTAGCTATGCGAAGGCAAGGAAGAATTATTTGGGAGAGATATTTCGGTACAGCACAAAGTGTCGTCGATACGATTGTCGGTGTGCTCAGAGATCGTTTGGGAATACCACCTTTGCCAGCGCCACAAACGCCAAGTACAAGTATTTTCAATTCATCATTTGTG CCTTTGAGATCAGACGCTGTGATTGCGGAATCGGAAGCCGAGGAAAGCCTTGGACCACTGGAACCACCGTACCCATCGCCATCTTATAGAAGAAATTACACGGTCATGTTAGTGCAAGGATATGAAATGTGGAATGATTGGATCGATCCGTTCAATCTATACCCACAACTGCCATTTGATACGGTTCTGCCAAGTGACGCCAAATTCATTG GCTCTGAAGTAGGATTCCGTCCTATCGGAAAAGGGGCTGGTGGTGCTGGAAAGGAATTCAGCGAGTCGCTTGGTGGGAACCACCCTCGAGAACAATTTACAGTTGTGATGCTAACTTACGAAAGAGAACAAGTATTGATTAATTCTCTAGCTCGTCTCTACGGATTGCCATATTTGAACAAAGTCATTGTCGTCTGGAATAGTCCGAAGCCACCCATGGAGGATCTTAGGTGGCCCGATATCGGTGTTCCTATACAC GTCGTGAAAACGAAAAGAAATAGCTTGAACAATAGATTTATGCCATTCGATGCCATCGAAACGGAAGCAGTTTTATCGGTCGACGATGACGCGCATTTGAGACACGATGAAATAATGTTTGGATTCAG AGTATGGAGGGAGCACAGAGATAGAGTCGTAGGTTTTCCAGGTCGTTTTCACGCTTGGGATCAAAATAACCACAATACCTGGAATTATAATTCCAATTATTCGTGTGAATTGTCGATGGTATTGACAGGAGCCGCTTTTATTCACAAGCATTATACATATTTGTATACGCATTTTCTACCACAAGCAATTAGGGACAAAGTGGACGAGTACATGAACTGCGAGGACATAGCAATGAATTTCTTAGTTGCTCACATTACGAGAAAACCACCCGTGAAG GTAACTTCCAGATGGACGTTCAGGTGTCCCGGATGTCCCGTCTCATTATCGGAAGACGATACGCATTTCCAAGAAAGACACAGATGCATAAACTTCTTCTCACAAGTATTTGGTTATATGCCTCTGTTGAACACGCAGTATCGCGCTGATTCAATACTCTTCAAAACCAGAATACCGCATGACAAGCAAAAgtgctttaaattcatatga
- the LOC100121057 gene encoding uncharacterized protein LOC100121057 isoform X2, producing the protein MFPSSSSASSADDAEVPATAELESSSGARPRKPRTPSDEWKDKAKTKPWRKGKSSTRREESLFSLKQFLKNDNQTNHQFAGARPKVYESQSRTPEPSENHDKGKYPRNPTELPDFVQDHLVIEQCFLSDKASSNMASVEVDNLPDFALNSVEQRHIRYLKSHSAPCDRWKKNSEGSGDLSFDLTDHLDKGPSNSPHPSSLDLPKLDVIDGELADVPESLGFPFDLQIPRGTESNVNADVAANHPLPEGIPNTTKLLPDFLSDAPIRTRGTPISDRPDCSSSSDSMNQWLSMENERLRNELQIARRQASERSLRIETLEAELLSRGQSDHTESANLEKAMEQVEDNLKRSTKRAINAESTVASLKKEIDSLSIEIMMLQTENRELRAAMGVDSNGCRNTNPDRRIRRLADDLRLAASTAEVSLRQLMSGVNNLRVLASALENVDKIEDRTKDFLPDFDEDNAAGPAL; encoded by the exons ATGTTCCCGTCATCTTCGTCGGCCTCGTCAGCCGACGATGCCGAGGTCCCGGCTACGGCTGAGCTTGAATCCTCGTCTGGTGCACGGCCTCGTAAACCCAGGACGCCATCGGACGAGTGGAAAGACAAGGCCAAGACGAAGCCATGGCGCAAAG GTAAAAGTTCAACGCGCAGAGAAGAGAGTCTATTTagtttaaaacaatttttaaaaaatgacaaCCAGACGAATCATCAATTTGCTGGAGCACGACCAAAAGTTTACGAGTCCCAATCCAGAACTCCAGAACCCAGCGAGAATCATGACAAAGGAAAATATCCACGAAATCCCACCGAACTTCCAGATTTTGTACAGGACCATCTTGTTATCGAACAGTGTTTTCTTAGTGACAAAGCTTCATCAAACATGGCCAGTGTTGAAGTGGACAATCTGCCTGACTTTGCACTGAATAGTGTTGAACAGAGACACATTCGATATCTAAAGTCCCATTCTGCCCCATGCGACAGGTGGAAGAAAAATTCAGAGGGTTCAGGGGATCTTTCGTTTGATCTTACTGACCATTTAGATAAAGGTCCATCGAATTCTCCACATCCGAGCTCCTTGGATTTGCCAAAGCTGGACGTCATTGATGGTGAATTGGCGGATGTGCCAGAATCTTTAG GTTTTCCATTCGATTTGCAAATACCTAGAGGCACTGAATCTAATGTAAATGCAGATGTTGCTGCCAATCACCCTTTGCCTGAAGGAATACCTAACACAACAAAACTTTTACCTGATTTTTTAAGTGATGCACCTATTCGTACTAGAGGAACTCCTATATCTGACAGACCTGACTGTTCAAGCTCAAGTGATTCTATGAATCAATGG TTGTCTATGGAAAATGAAAGACTACGAAATGAACTCCAAATTGCGAGAAGACAAGCAAGTGAACGTTCACTTAG GATAGAAACTTTGGAAGCAGAACTTTTATCGAGGGGACAATCAGATCACACGGAAAGCGCGAATCTCGAAAAGGCAATGGAACAAGTAGAGGACAATTTAAAACGTAGCACG aAACGAGCAATCAATGCGGAAAGTACAGTAGCATCATTGAAGAAAGAAATAGATTCTTTATCT ATTGAAATCATGATGTTACAAACCGAGAATCGAGAGCTCAGAGCGGCGATGGGTGTAGATAGTAACGGATGTCGAAACACAAATCCTGATCGTAGGATACGAAGGTTGGCCGATGATTTGAGACTTGCGGCATCGACGGCGGAAGTATCATTGAG ACAGTTGATGTCGGGTGTAAATAATTTGAGAGTACTTGCATCAGCTCTTGAGAATGTGGATAAGATAGAGGACCGTACCAAAGATTTTTTACCAGACTTTGATGAAGATAACGCAGCTGGGCCAGCGTTATAA
- the LOC100121057 gene encoding uncharacterized protein LOC100121057 isoform X1, with protein sequence MPRSRLRLSLNPRLVHGLVNPGRHRTSGKTRPRRSHGAKHVIVSRIVWCDCEIYAEWCGGKSSTRREESLFSLKQFLKNDNQTNHQFAGARPKVYESQSRTPEPSENHDKGKYPRNPTELPDFVQDHLVIEQCFLSDKASSNMASVEVDNLPDFALNSVEQRHIRYLKSHSAPCDRWKKNSEGSGDLSFDLTDHLDKGPSNSPHPSSLDLPKLDVIDGELADVPESLGFPFDLQIPRGTESNVNADVAANHPLPEGIPNTTKLLPDFLSDAPIRTRGTPISDRPDCSSSSDSMNQWLSMENERLRNELQIARRQASERSLRIETLEAELLSRGQSDHTESANLEKAMEQVEDNLKRSTKRAINAESTVASLKKEIDSLSIEIMMLQTENRELRAAMGVDSNGCRNTNPDRRIRRLADDLRLAASTAEVSLRQLMSGVNNLRVLASALENVDKIEDRTKDFLPDFDEDNAAGPAL encoded by the exons ATGCCGAGGTCCCGGCTACGGCTGAGCTTGAATCCTCGTCTGGTGCACGGCCTCGTAAACCCAGGACGCCATCGGACGAGTGGAAAGACAAGGCCAAGACGAAGCCATGGCGCAAAG CATGTTATTGTTTCGAGGATTGTTTGGTGCGACTGCGAAATATATGCGGAGTGGTGTGGAG GTAAAAGTTCAACGCGCAGAGAAGAGAGTCTATTTagtttaaaacaatttttaaaaaatgacaaCCAGACGAATCATCAATTTGCTGGAGCACGACCAAAAGTTTACGAGTCCCAATCCAGAACTCCAGAACCCAGCGAGAATCATGACAAAGGAAAATATCCACGAAATCCCACCGAACTTCCAGATTTTGTACAGGACCATCTTGTTATCGAACAGTGTTTTCTTAGTGACAAAGCTTCATCAAACATGGCCAGTGTTGAAGTGGACAATCTGCCTGACTTTGCACTGAATAGTGTTGAACAGAGACACATTCGATATCTAAAGTCCCATTCTGCCCCATGCGACAGGTGGAAGAAAAATTCAGAGGGTTCAGGGGATCTTTCGTTTGATCTTACTGACCATTTAGATAAAGGTCCATCGAATTCTCCACATCCGAGCTCCTTGGATTTGCCAAAGCTGGACGTCATTGATGGTGAATTGGCGGATGTGCCAGAATCTTTAG GTTTTCCATTCGATTTGCAAATACCTAGAGGCACTGAATCTAATGTAAATGCAGATGTTGCTGCCAATCACCCTTTGCCTGAAGGAATACCTAACACAACAAAACTTTTACCTGATTTTTTAAGTGATGCACCTATTCGTACTAGAGGAACTCCTATATCTGACAGACCTGACTGTTCAAGCTCAAGTGATTCTATGAATCAATGG TTGTCTATGGAAAATGAAAGACTACGAAATGAACTCCAAATTGCGAGAAGACAAGCAAGTGAACGTTCACTTAG GATAGAAACTTTGGAAGCAGAACTTTTATCGAGGGGACAATCAGATCACACGGAAAGCGCGAATCTCGAAAAGGCAATGGAACAAGTAGAGGACAATTTAAAACGTAGCACG aAACGAGCAATCAATGCGGAAAGTACAGTAGCATCATTGAAGAAAGAAATAGATTCTTTATCT ATTGAAATCATGATGTTACAAACCGAGAATCGAGAGCTCAGAGCGGCGATGGGTGTAGATAGTAACGGATGTCGAAACACAAATCCTGATCGTAGGATACGAAGGTTGGCCGATGATTTGAGACTTGCGGCATCGACGGCGGAAGTATCATTGAG ACAGTTGATGTCGGGTGTAAATAATTTGAGAGTACTTGCATCAGCTCTTGAGAATGTGGATAAGATAGAGGACCGTACCAAAGATTTTTTACCAGACTTTGATGAAGATAACGCAGCTGGGCCAGCGTTATAA
- the LOC100121057 gene encoding uncharacterized protein LOC100121057 isoform X3, whose protein sequence is MASVEVDNLPDFALNSVEQRHIRYLKSHSAPCDRWKKNSEGSGDLSFDLTDHLDKGPSNSPHPSSLDLPKLDVIDGELADVPESLGFPFDLQIPRGTESNVNADVAANHPLPEGIPNTTKLLPDFLSDAPIRTRGTPISDRPDCSSSSDSMNQWLSMENERLRNELQIARRQASERSLRIETLEAELLSRGQSDHTESANLEKAMEQVEDNLKRSTKRAINAESTVASLKKEIDSLSIEIMMLQTENRELRAAMGVDSNGCRNTNPDRRIRRLADDLRLAASTAEVSLRQLMSGVNNLRVLASALENVDKIEDRTKDFLPDFDEDNAAGPAL, encoded by the exons ATGGCCAGTGTTGAAGTGGACAATCTGCCTGACTTTGCACTGAATAGTGTTGAACAGAGACACATTCGATATCTAAAGTCCCATTCTGCCCCATGCGACAGGTGGAAGAAAAATTCAGAGGGTTCAGGGGATCTTTCGTTTGATCTTACTGACCATTTAGATAAAGGTCCATCGAATTCTCCACATCCGAGCTCCTTGGATTTGCCAAAGCTGGACGTCATTGATGGTGAATTGGCGGATGTGCCAGAATCTTTAG GTTTTCCATTCGATTTGCAAATACCTAGAGGCACTGAATCTAATGTAAATGCAGATGTTGCTGCCAATCACCCTTTGCCTGAAGGAATACCTAACACAACAAAACTTTTACCTGATTTTTTAAGTGATGCACCTATTCGTACTAGAGGAACTCCTATATCTGACAGACCTGACTGTTCAAGCTCAAGTGATTCTATGAATCAATGG TTGTCTATGGAAAATGAAAGACTACGAAATGAACTCCAAATTGCGAGAAGACAAGCAAGTGAACGTTCACTTAG GATAGAAACTTTGGAAGCAGAACTTTTATCGAGGGGACAATCAGATCACACGGAAAGCGCGAATCTCGAAAAGGCAATGGAACAAGTAGAGGACAATTTAAAACGTAGCACG aAACGAGCAATCAATGCGGAAAGTACAGTAGCATCATTGAAGAAAGAAATAGATTCTTTATCT ATTGAAATCATGATGTTACAAACCGAGAATCGAGAGCTCAGAGCGGCGATGGGTGTAGATAGTAACGGATGTCGAAACACAAATCCTGATCGTAGGATACGAAGGTTGGCCGATGATTTGAGACTTGCGGCATCGACGGCGGAAGTATCATTGAG ACAGTTGATGTCGGGTGTAAATAATTTGAGAGTACTTGCATCAGCTCTTGAGAATGTGGATAAGATAGAGGACCGTACCAAAGATTTTTTACCAGACTTTGATGAAGATAACGCAGCTGGGCCAGCGTTATAA
- the LOC100680470 gene encoding protein indeterminate-domain 16 isoform X2: MSTINDRSDEPVKFLCPSIDELSTIVNEVKCEECKLIFRNEPQFRMHDFKVHKRKNLGKTCKKNFLYHCPIKDCIYAPNKKKHFTLYKYLKQHFLKVHAEKKFTCTRCTKSFSTNAAREAHVRICGTNFTCECLKIFNSYEALLTHAKRNSHKIDQKYRSNKGSSKKKYKQNSSAIICTTFIKNEGIEITNAQKPVVYILPKPTSEAAVQTEEIKIKRKSNSPKNKILKNQVCRQTQTSETVKERQSKKSAETQTAKTVPRVIRVRQVGKRKKISIDKNSIIREDISLVETLSSEYLLPNSPLALRHDIILQDLWEERSTSGTQTSPEKTIFGDIDDYNMQSVTYHGISRSDPMLTEETFTDRFSSIETQTEKAYCRSIFESDPLSSNNETQTTGNFTEAMEPLHIYSNTCTQTCDEILSSDLGLSDIQTQTAWSHLDESTVSTETQTKALKCISGCNDSNSWFATQTNHMETQTDLLHIFEDLA, translated from the exons ATGTCAACAATTAATGATAGAAGTGACGAACCTGTTAAATTTTTGTGTCCTTCTATTGATGAGTTGAGCACAATTGTGAATGAAGTAAAATGTGAAGAGTGCAAATTGATATTCCGCAATGAACCTCAGTTTCGTATGCATGACTTTAAAGTTCACAAACGAAAAAACCTTGGTAAAACTTGCAAGAAAAACTTTCTTTATCACTGCCCCATAAAGGATTGCatttatgcacctaataaaAAGAAGCATTTTACTCTGTACAAATATCTTAAACAA cattttttaaaagttcaTGCTGAAAAGAAATTTACCTGTACTCGCTGCACTAAAAGCTTTTCAACGAATGCTGCAAGAGAAGCTCATGTTAGAATATGTGGTACAAACTTTACTTGCGAATGCctgaaaatttttaacagtTATGAAGCTCTTCTCACACATGCCAAAAGAAATTCTCATAAAATAGATCAGAAATACAGATCAAATAA AGGTAGTAGTAAGAAAAAGTATAAACAAAACAGTTCAGCTATAATTTGCAcaacatttattaaaaacgaAGGTATTGAGATAACAAATGCTCAAAAGCCTGTTGTCTACATTTTACCCAAACCTACTAGTGAGGCAGCTGTGCAAACTGAAGAAATTAAGATCAAGAGAAAATCCAATAGCCCAAAGaacaaaattctcaaaaatcaagtTTGTAGGCAAACACAAACAAGTGAAACTGTTAAAGAAAGACAGTCTAAAAAATCTGCAGAGACTCAAACTGCTAAAACAGTTCCTCGAGTTATCAGGGTTCGTCAAGTTGGAAAACGCAAGAAAATTTCCATAGACAAAAATTCCATCATAAGAGAAGATATTAGTTTAGTCGAAACTTTGTCTTCTGAATATCTACTTCCTAATAGTCCCTTAGCACTTAGACATGATATAATTTTACAAGATTTATGGGAAGAAAGAAGTACATCAGGTACACAAACTAGTCCAGAAAAAACTATATTTGGTGACATTGATGATTATAATATGCAAAGTGTTACGTATCATGGAATATCTAGATCAGATCCAATGTTGACAGAGGAAACTTTTACAGATAGATTTAGCAGTATTGAAACTCAGACAGAAAAAGCGTATTGTAGATCAATTTTTGAGTCCGATCCACTAAGCTCTAATAATGAAACTCAAACCACTGGAAATTTCACAGAAGCAATGGAACCACTTCATATATACAGCAACACTTGCACACAGACATGTGATGAGATTTTATCATCTGACTTAGGATTATCAGATATTCAGACTCAGACTGCTTGGAGTCATTTAGATGAATCAACTGTGTCGACAGAAACTCAAACCAAAGCTCTAAAATGTATATCAGGTTGTAATGATTCGAATTCATGGTTCGCAACTCAAACAAATCACATGGAAACACAAACAGATTTACTTCACATTTTTGAAGATTTGGCGTAG
- the LOC100680470 gene encoding protein indeterminate-domain 16 isoform X1, whose amino-acid sequence MIVFSFSNMSTINDRSDEPVKFLCPSIDELSTIVNEVKCEECKLIFRNEPQFRMHDFKVHKRKNLGKTCKKNFLYHCPIKDCIYAPNKKKHFTLYKYLKQHFLKVHAEKKFTCTRCTKSFSTNAAREAHVRICGTNFTCECLKIFNSYEALLTHAKRNSHKIDQKYRSNKGSSKKKYKQNSSAIICTTFIKNEGIEITNAQKPVVYILPKPTSEAAVQTEEIKIKRKSNSPKNKILKNQVCRQTQTSETVKERQSKKSAETQTAKTVPRVIRVRQVGKRKKISIDKNSIIREDISLVETLSSEYLLPNSPLALRHDIILQDLWEERSTSGTQTSPEKTIFGDIDDYNMQSVTYHGISRSDPMLTEETFTDRFSSIETQTEKAYCRSIFESDPLSSNNETQTTGNFTEAMEPLHIYSNTCTQTCDEILSSDLGLSDIQTQTAWSHLDESTVSTETQTKALKCISGCNDSNSWFATQTNHMETQTDLLHIFEDLA is encoded by the exons ATGATTGTT TTTTCTTTTAGCAATATGTCAACAATTAATGATAGAAGTGACGAACCTGTTAAATTTTTGTGTCCTTCTATTGATGAGTTGAGCACAATTGTGAATGAAGTAAAATGTGAAGAGTGCAAATTGATATTCCGCAATGAACCTCAGTTTCGTATGCATGACTTTAAAGTTCACAAACGAAAAAACCTTGGTAAAACTTGCAAGAAAAACTTTCTTTATCACTGCCCCATAAAGGATTGCatttatgcacctaataaaAAGAAGCATTTTACTCTGTACAAATATCTTAAACAA cattttttaaaagttcaTGCTGAAAAGAAATTTACCTGTACTCGCTGCACTAAAAGCTTTTCAACGAATGCTGCAAGAGAAGCTCATGTTAGAATATGTGGTACAAACTTTACTTGCGAATGCctgaaaatttttaacagtTATGAAGCTCTTCTCACACATGCCAAAAGAAATTCTCATAAAATAGATCAGAAATACAGATCAAATAA AGGTAGTAGTAAGAAAAAGTATAAACAAAACAGTTCAGCTATAATTTGCAcaacatttattaaaaacgaAGGTATTGAGATAACAAATGCTCAAAAGCCTGTTGTCTACATTTTACCCAAACCTACTAGTGAGGCAGCTGTGCAAACTGAAGAAATTAAGATCAAGAGAAAATCCAATAGCCCAAAGaacaaaattctcaaaaatcaagtTTGTAGGCAAACACAAACAAGTGAAACTGTTAAAGAAAGACAGTCTAAAAAATCTGCAGAGACTCAAACTGCTAAAACAGTTCCTCGAGTTATCAGGGTTCGTCAAGTTGGAAAACGCAAGAAAATTTCCATAGACAAAAATTCCATCATAAGAGAAGATATTAGTTTAGTCGAAACTTTGTCTTCTGAATATCTACTTCCTAATAGTCCCTTAGCACTTAGACATGATATAATTTTACAAGATTTATGGGAAGAAAGAAGTACATCAGGTACACAAACTAGTCCAGAAAAAACTATATTTGGTGACATTGATGATTATAATATGCAAAGTGTTACGTATCATGGAATATCTAGATCAGATCCAATGTTGACAGAGGAAACTTTTACAGATAGATTTAGCAGTATTGAAACTCAGACAGAAAAAGCGTATTGTAGATCAATTTTTGAGTCCGATCCACTAAGCTCTAATAATGAAACTCAAACCACTGGAAATTTCACAGAAGCAATGGAACCACTTCATATATACAGCAACACTTGCACACAGACATGTGATGAGATTTTATCATCTGACTTAGGATTATCAGATATTCAGACTCAGACTGCTTGGAGTCATTTAGATGAATCAACTGTGTCGACAGAAACTCAAACCAAAGCTCTAAAATGTATATCAGGTTGTAATGATTCGAATTCATGGTTCGCAACTCAAACAAATCACATGGAAACACAAACAGATTTACTTCACATTTTTGAAGATTTGGCGTAG
- the LOC100121104 gene encoding protein FAM8A1, translating to MAESKNQEDKEEEVGGSGYISTSAQRTEYFSKLESWLLEAYAWHSFVATVPYLLASSQIVHGATPIGTSSIGAGLVNANISSSNEQRNDEELHQRRINVPTINQFQVPGATGITYRIPPLWKRFVAEFIDSMLLVVLKLSITFIAVDVFDFIDIERYSLDMIQSNLRIDYKMALELTSGLLILELIHRIFVCIFEANWLQHGRNGRIGGATPGKSLMRLKVVQCRNVTPVGRPDEELVLVVPGTDLGLLPALGRSVLKNLILAFLFPICFALFFFRFNRTGYDLVCNSIVVEDAHRNGNNNMNNNNNNNNFNNNNINNERIPQ from the exons ATGGCTGAGAGTAAGAACCAAGAGGATAAGGAAGAAGAAGTAGGTGGTAGTGGATACATTTCCACAAGCGCACAACGAACTgaatattttagtaaattagAAAGTTGGCTCTTAGAGGCATATGCGTGGCACAGTTTTGTTGCCACTGTTCCATATCTTCTCGCATCTAGTCAAATAGTCCATG GTGCTACTCCAATTGGAACTTCTAGTATTGGTGCAGGTTTAGTAAATGCAAATATTAGTAGTAGTAATGAGCAAAGAAATGATGAAGAGCTACACCAAAGGAGAATTAATGTACCTACTATTAATCAATTTCAAGTACCTGGTGCTACTG GTATCACTTATCGGATTCCACCACTCTGGAAAAGATTTGTAGCAGAATTTATAGATTCCATGTTGTTAGTTGTACTGAAGTTATCCATAACGTTTATTGCTGTGGATGTATTTGACTTTAT AGACATCGAACGTTACTCTTTGGATATGATTCAGAGTAATCTAAGGATAGACTATAAAATGGCTTTAGAATTGACATCTGGACTGTTAATTCTGGAACTGATTCATAGAATATTCGTTTGTATATTTGAG GCCAATTGGTTACAACATGGAAGAAACGGCCGTATAGGAGGAGCAACACCTGGAAAATCTTTGATGCGTCTAAAAGTTGTTCAATGCCGCAATGTCACACCAGTTGGTCGACCAGATGAGGAATTAGTCTTAGTTGTTCCTGGAACTGATCTTGGCTTGTTGCCAGCTCTGGGAAGATCAGTGCTCAAAAATCTGATCCTAGCTTTTCTTTTTCCCATTTGTTTtgctctatttttttttagatttaatcGAACTGGTTATGACTTAGTTTGTAATTCTATTGTTGTTGAGGATGCACATAGGAatggaaataataatatgaataacaacaataacaataacaatttcaataacaacAATATCAATAACGAAAGAATCCCCCAATAG